GAGCGTTTCGTCGCCAGCCTGTCACACCGACACCAGTCGGGTGAGGTTGCCGCCCATGATCTTCGCCCGATCCTCTTGAGGCAGGTGTCCGAGCGCGTCGGCGAAATGCGTTGGCTGGGCTAGGCCTTCCGGGTGCGGGTAGTCAGAGCCGAACAACACGCGCTCCACTCCGATCAGATCGATGAGGTCGGCAATGCCGTCCTCGTAGAACGGGCTGACGTGGATGCGGTTCTTGATCTCCTCCACCGGGTTGCCGAGAAAGCTCTCGGGGGCCTTCTTGTAGGTGTCGGCCAGGCGATGCAGCAGCGGGGCCAACCAGTCCGACCCGTTCTCGATGACCGCCAGCTTCAACCGCGGGTTGCGGAACAACCCGCCATGGCACACCCACGACGTCACCGCATCCTCAACCGGCCTCCAGGCGTTGACCATCCGCATCGTATTGGTCTGGAACGGAAGCGTTTCCCCGCCCGTGCCATCCCACTCCGCGGTATACCGAGCGTAGCCGCTGTCCGATGAATGCATTGCCACCAGCACGTCGTGCTCGACGCAGCGCTGCCAGAACGGGTCGAACTCCGGCAGGGCGAACGAGCGCGTACCGCCATACCCCGGAACCGGGGCGGGCCGAATCAAGATCGCTCGCGCGCCACGCTTCACGACCCAGTCCAGCTCCTCGATCGCCTTCTCGACAATCGGCAGGCTGATCACCGGGACGGTGAAGATGCGGCCTTTGTAGTTGAAGCCCCACACCTCGTCGAGCCATTGGTTCAGCGCGTGCACGACGGCATGGATGAGCAATGGATCGTCGCGCATGCGTTCTTCGACGAGGCTGGCCAGCGTCGGGAACATCAGCGTTCGATCGACGCCCAGCTCGTCCATCAACGCCAAGCGGGGCCCCGGCTCCCGGAAAGCGGGAATGGCACGCATCGGCTCGCCGAAGATCTCCCGGCGACTCTTGCCTTCCGGGTTGCCGACGCGGAAGTATTCCTCCATCGCCCCGGGCTTGGCAACCACCTCGAAAGTGGGGTTGGGAATGTACTCGCTGATCTGCCCGCGGACAGCGATCTTGGTCCGGCCATTGACTTTAACGTATTGGATCGCGCCCTGGTATGCCTTGGGCAGGTACTTGGTCAGCGACTCCTCGGTCTCGTAAAGATGATTATCCGCATCGAACAACGGGTACGGCAACCCACTGGCGCTCATTGAGATCCTTTCTCGAATTTCATGACAATAATGTTCTTGAGTAGTGCTATGGCACCCGCATAGTGCGCTCACACGTCCGGGGCTGGCGTTCGCGACGAAGAGCTCATAGGGCCGCCGTGTGTGCTACTGGATCGGCTCATCGCCCAGCACTGTGGTGCGCAGCATCTCTCGCGACGAGTTGGCATCGTATGGTGTCGCGCGATGCAACACGCCCCGGTTGTCCCAGATCACGGTGTCACCTACCGACCAATGGTGACTGTAAACGTTGTCGGGCCGCGTTGCGCGGTCGAGCAGATCGGCTAACAGCGCCCGGCCCTCGTCCGAACCCATGCCCACGACGTAGTCGGCGGAAGTGCCGAGCACCATCGACTTTCGCCCACTGCGATGGGTCCACACCAGCGGGTGCTCACGCGCTGGGCGCATTCGCCACCGCGCTACTTCTTCTGGGCTGGGATCTGGAGTGAACCGCCGTTGCGATGCCTCCAGCGAGTGAACGACCCGCAGTGCGCCGAAGCGCTCTTTCTCATCGGCGCTCAACGCGTCGTACGCCCCGTACGTGCTGGCGAATTCCGTATCTCCGCCGTGCTCAGCGACATGCACCGCGCTCAGAATCGTTGCTTTCTGGGGATATTCATCGTTCATCGGGGTGCAGCCGTCGATGTGCCAGTCGAAGGTGCCACGCAGATACGCCGCCGAGGAGTTCTTCGATGCGTCCAGGGTGACGGGATAAATACCAGACACCGGATGGTGGCCGTCAGCAGAACAGTCGATCTCACCGAGCCACCGGCAGAACTGCACCTGCGCTTCGGGTTCGAGGTGAAGACCGCGAAAGACGAGAACTCCGTTGCCTTCTAGCGCTTCGAGCACCGCCTGGCCCATCATGCTGTCAGAGGCCAGTCGGTCGGGCTCGACGCCCATCACCTCAGCGCCCACGAACGGCGTAAGTTTATTCACAGTGAGCAGAGCCATCGCCTGTCCTTCCTATTGCCAGCGGTGGTGGTCACGGCGCTGGTTCGCCGATCCGGGGCCAGTTCCTCGATGTGGCCAACATTGAGCCAAGCACGTTTGAAGATCGCCTCACGCTCGAGTTCGTAGGACTCCGGCGATATCGAGTCGCGAAAGGAGATGGGACCGGCTCCCAACTCGGGGCAGTCCGCTGTCCAACTTCCTTCCGCGGGCTTAGGCCACCGACGCACAGTAATTTCCTCGCTGATGCGGCCGAAAAAGCGTCGTAATGCTTCAATATTCACATCACAGCCCCACCGTTGACCCCGAGCACCTGACCGGTGATGAACCCGGCTTCCTCCGAGCACAAGAACCCCACTGCCGCAGCAATGTCGTCACCGGTACCAAGGCGCCCGAGCGGAATATTGCTCGCCAACTTCTCGGTCGAGGACACGTCGCCTACGGCTTGGGATTGGCGCTGCATCGGCGTATCGATGCCCGACGGCGGAATATTGTTGACGGTGATTCCCATCGACGCATACTCGCGGGCCAGCGACTTCGTCAGCGTGATCACCGCTCCCTTGGAGGCAGCGTAGTGCGCCATACGCGGTGAGCCGCGTTGCGCGCTGGATGACGAAATCATCACGATACGGCCCCATTTGGCGTCGATCATGTCCTTCAACGCCACTTGGCTGCAATGGAAGGTACCGGTCAGGTTGACGGCGATCATCCGCTCCCAAGACTCGGGTGTGATCTCCGTGAACGGTGAGAAGTCAACGATTCCCGCGCTGGTCACCAGAATGCTCACCGGGCCGAGCTCGCCGCGTACTTTGGCGAAGGCCTCCTCCACCGCCTGCCGGTCCGTGACGTCAGCGGCGACGCCTAGCGCTATCACGCCCTGGGACCGCAGGTCCTCAGAGACACGTTGCGCCGCAGACCCGTTGACATCAAGTACGGCGACTTTACAGCCGCGACGACCCAATTCGTGGCATGTCGCTTCGCCCATGCCTGATGCACCGCCAGTCACCACCGCGACTCGAGTCATTCGTCCCTTTCCTTTGCCACTCACAGGTCATGTCCGCCACCCTGCTCAACAACCCGGCTCAGCAGGTCTGCAGCAATCGCCGCTCGCAAGCACGCCGAACACTGTCTCGTGTGCGGCCCGTGCGTCGTCGAGAGCCGCCTGTGGGGTGATTTCCATGCTCATATCCCTTGCCTCGACCCTGGTACGCCGACAAGGTCCGGCCGCTGAAACGCAGCCTTGTGGATTGACAGCGGTGATCTGCTCGCCTCGATCATGATGACCCCCGGCGAGTTGGGTCGGCCCGAAACGCTCACATTCACGGGACTGGTTCGGAGACGCAGTCCAAGGCGGCAGCGCCCGAGTCGGGCACCCGGGGCTGTTTCCAGCATTCGATCGGGAACGACACCATGACCATCGAATACAGCAGGTGCATCAAATTGGTGACATCGTGGGGCAAGTTTTCCAGAGGGAACTTGTCGCAGTAGGCGATGGCTTCTTCCGCGCGCGGTGTGATGGCGTCATAGAAGGCCTGCATCTCGGCCATCGAGCTGGCCAGGCGCTTGGCGTATCGCTTCGGCTCGCTATCCAGACACCACTCGGAAAACCGTTCCAGATCGGCGAATTCGGGTGGCAGCATGGCGTTCACTGCTACACCCCCGCCTTCGTGCGGCGATACTCGTCCACCCAGGCTGCAGTCTCTTTGTGCAGGTGTCGTATCAGGACTTCTTGATCGTTGAGCACAAACCGGTCGAGCACACGTGACTCGATCATGCTTTGGGTGGCCTCGAGCGTGTTCGCGTCCTGCAGCCCGTATTCCTTGAAGGTCACCGCCGCCAACTCTTGAGCGACCCGCCCGCGCGGTGTGCGAGGCGGCGGAAAATATAGGGTCCCCTCAAAGAGGTGCGAGTTGTACGACGTCGGCCAATAGTGGTACGTCAGGTACCAGCCCTGACCCCAAATCAAGATGACGAAGTTCGGGAACAGCTGGAACGAGTCCAGTCCCCACGGGTCACACTTGGCCGGGTTCACCCCGACGGGCAATACGCCGAGGTCGGGTTTGTCCCACGGCCCGAACAGCCCGCTCTGGCAGATTTCGTCCATTGGCTTACGCATGTCGGCATCCATTTCCCAGGCCCGCACGCCCGACGTGCTGACCAGTCGATGCGGGCCGTCGATGCGGTAGTGCGGCGCCTCAAAACCCGCCTCCGCCGCAGCCTTCGAGTACTTGCTCGGGGATTGGTTCGCGTGCAGCACCGGTGCGTGATAGAACTCCTGAAACGCATCCATGTAGAGCTTCCAGTTGGCGTTCACCTCTGAGCGGTAGTACCACCGCGAGGTCATCGTCCCGAATGGATAGCCCTCCAACTCGGTGACCATCGGGCCGAGAAATTCGCGCAGCGATTGCTCCGGCTCCTTAGCGAAGTTGACGAAGATGAAGCCCTCCCACACCTCGCAGTGCACGGGCACCAGTCCATAGCGGCTCTTGTCGAGGTCGAAGAACTCGCCTTCCTGCTGAACGAAGGTCAGGTTGCCATCCAGGTCGTAGCGCCACGCGTGGTACTTGCAGGTGAATTGCCGGCATACGCCGTTGGTTTCCTCCTGCGGGAAGTCATTCCATACCAGCTTGTTCCCGCGGTGCCTGCAGATATTGTGAAATGCCTTGACCCCACCTGCCGTCGTGCGCACCACGATGATCGAAGTATTGACGACCTTGAGCTCCTTGGTGAAATAGCTGCCCTTACGCGGAAGACTTTCCACCCGACCGACATTCAGCCAGGCCCGTTTGAAGATCGCCTCCCGCTCGAGCTCATAGAACTCCGGGCTGATCGAGTCTTCGTAGGACACCGGCCCAGTTCCAAGCTCCGGATAGTGCTCGGTCCAACTGCCCTCGGGCGGCTTAGGAAAACGCGTCATACATACTCCTCTCAACCGGTTTCAGCGGTCGCTTCCTGCTCTTAGGCGACCCGCAGGAGCTGCAGAGCCGAACGTATGTGTCTCGGCTCTGTAATCGCAACCACTTGATATTGTTGGCAGCTTTCGCGACGAAGTCGCGGTGCGCGCTTGTCCGTCATGGCCTTCGCCTCGCCCGGATAGGTTGCGCTCCAGGACCTTCCAAGATCGTTACCGCTGACACCGCGGTCGGGCCTCCAATGTTGTGCGCCAAACCGGTACGCGCACCGTCGATCTGGTTAGCCCCAGTGCCGCGCAGCTGTTCGAAGAGTTCGACGCACTGCGCGACCCCGGTCGCGCCCGGCGGGTGGCCCTTTGCGATTAACCCGCCGCTCGGGTTGACCGGCAGTGCCCCGCCCACGCAGGTGACCTCGGCCTCGATCAGCTTGGATGCACCGAACCGCTCGGCAAAACCGAGGTCCTCGTAGCTGATGAGCTCGACCCCGGTCAAGAAGTCGTGCACTTCGGCGACATCGATGTCCGACGGTGTCATGCCGGCCATCGCAAACGCCTGCTTGGCGGCGCGCACAGTGGCAGGAAACGTCGTCATGTCCGACTTATGCTGATGCATAACGGAATCCAGGCCCAGCCCAACGCCCCGAATCCACACCGGTTGACTGGTAAAGCGATCAACAACCTCCTCGGCGGCCAACAGCAACGCAGCCGCACCGTCACTTTGGGGCGCGCAGTCCAGCGCACCGAATGGTGTTACCACCGGCGGCGCACCGAGCACCTGCTCGATGGTGATCTCAAATCGCAGCCGCGCTTTGGGATTCTTGGCCCCGTGCCGTCGGTTCTTTACCGCCACCATCGCAATGTGCTCTCTGGTGGCGGGAGACTCGTGCAGATATCGAACGGCGTGCAGCGCAAACCCAGCGGGTGCTATGACACCCAGCGGGTAGTCCCAGGCCATGTCCCGCGACATGGCCTCCCATTTCCAGAGCATGTCCTTCGAAGTCGTGTCGCGGAGCTTGTCCGCTCCTATCACAAGGGCGACGTCAAAGGCCCGGGATGCGATACCGAATAGCGCGTTGCGTACCGCGTCGTTGCCAGTGGCACAGGAATTTTCAACCCTGGTGACGGGAAGATCGAGGAGCCCAAGGGTATCGGCGAGGTTCCCGGACGGGAATCCGTCGGCTGTGCCCATCGCGCCCAGCCAGGCGGCTTGGATGTCATGTTTGTCGAGGCCCTTGTCCACGCTGCGTGCGCATTCCGCGAAGGCCATCGGCAACAGGTCCTTGATGCCGAGCGTGAAATGTTCGGCGAACGGCGTCATCCCGGCGCCCACGATGGCAACCCTTCTCATGCCGCCGCCCGCGGTTCGAATGCGTATCCGTAGTCGGGGACACCGCTTCGCACAGCCACCCGCCGCAGCACCAGCCGCCCGCGGTCGCCGATCTTGACGGTCCCCGGCTCGGCGCCGGTCACCTTGACCAACGCGCGGACACCGATGTCGTCGAGCTCGACGACCACCAGCGAGTACGGGGTGCGCAGTCCTGGCACCGGAATGTGCACTGTCACTTCGGTATACACCGTGCCGCTACGCGGCAAAGGGACCAATTCGTACTGCGTCCTCAGCGTCCCGTCGTCACCGACCCGATAGCGCGGCGGAAAGTCCAACTCGTCATTGTCGACATACTTTCCCGCTTCCCATCGGACTTTTGCTTCGAACGCCCGGTCGTAAGCGGCCAGCGAAATCGGGATGTCCGCGCCGGCAGCGAACGCACGTTGAGGCGTCGGCTGCGCCGCGGGTTCGCAACGATGAATCCGCCCCGCACCGCCGACCACCGTCAGGCCGGACAGGCTGGCCTGCTCCACCGCGACCAACAAACCAGTTCTTCGCTTCTCCGCCATAGCTGCCAACGCGAATAGTCCCGAGCTGGCGCCGTTTGTCGGCAGCGCCGGCGGGTCTTGCAGACACAACTCGCGCGCACGCGCATGATCGACGCCGGCTACCGCCGCGGGGGTGTCCACCCACGCCGCCTCCAGCGAGGCCACCAGACCGCGCTCCAGCAGCAGCCGCGGATCCCCGTAGTCGTGCGATTCGCCGAAGACGTTGCGGGTGTGCACCGGCAGACTCCGTGCGATACGGGCAGCGATGCGCACCCGCAGTCCGTGCTCGGCCGTCAGCACGGCCGCGGCCCCGGCCGGATCTACGTCCACACCGATGACCAGAGTGCGAGGTCGGGCCGAACTCAACGCGTCCAGCGCCGCGGGCGCCCCACCAAGGCGCTCGTCCACTTCGAGTTCGGGATCCAGCGACAGTCCCGCCAGCAGCACTGCCGCGTTGCTGCTTTCAAGCAGCGGCAAATCGCGGCTGACGATCACCACCTTTTCCACCGCGCCGCCAGCGCTCAACGCCGCGCGGCCCGCCTCGACGGCAAGCGTGATCGCGTCCTCGTCATCACCCGGAACCCGATGCCGGGCATTACCCCAGCAAGGCAGGTAGGTACCGATCGAAGCGGCGCAGGGCATCAGGAACTCCAGAGACCTAGGTGACCACGCCGGCCGTTTTAAGCTCGATGATGCGGCACCAGTCCGATTCGAATTCCGGAAGGGTTCCGTCAACGCGCGCACGAACAAGATCGGTTGCGACCATCCGGCGGGGAGTTCGCCCGACGTAGAAACTCTCGGTATCGGTGACCGCCTGGTTCGCAATGCCTACCGCCGCCAGAGCTTGCGCCTTGAACGCCTGGGCGGCCGCTGTCAACCGGTGTCGCCCGAAGTCAACGATGTCGCCTAGTTCCCGGGGGTGGCTCCGGCCCCACAGCGCGATTTGGGTCAGACTGTGGTCGCGGGCGGCCAGCACCCAGTCCCGCACCCATCGATCAGCTTCGAACAGTTCGGTCGGGACCGCCAGCGTCTGAGGATGCTCGCGTGACCAAATTGAGCTCAGCGCCGTTTCAAACGTCAGAGTGTCTGCCCCCAGGATCCGCAACGGTCGATCCACAATGAGCTCGCCGACGACAACGCGGACACGCCAGCCTGCCCTCGCCCGGTCGAAAATCCAGCCACCGGCATGTTTAACGACATCGCCCACGCTCGGGGCGACAATGTCGAGCCGATAACTCACATCCCGCCGCCTGCCCGTCACAGCGGCGGCGGTGCGGTCCGAGGTGCTGGCACGAGCCGGCACGCTCATTCGCTTTTGTTCCGATCTTTCATGGAGGACAGGCCCGCCAGAGCCGGTATGCCTCCGGTGATGTGCATCGCTCGTGAGTGGCCGAGGTGGTGCATGTCGAAGCAGGCATCGATCGCCTCCGTGAAACCCTGGATGTCCAGCGTTCTGTTGACCGCCCGCTTGGCCATGCGCAGGGCGAACCCATCGACCTGCGCGATGCGGCGTGCCAGCTCGAGGGTTTTCGGAAGCAGCTCGTCGAGCGGCACTGTCTTGTTGATCATGCCCAGCTGCTCGGCCTGTTGGGCGGTGACGGGAGCCCCCGTGAAAAGCAGTTCCTTAGCCTTGCGCGGACCGAGCTCCCACGTGTGGGCATGGAACTCGACCCCGGACAGGCCCATCGCCAGTACCGGATCGGAGAACTCGGCATTGTCCGCGGCCACGATGAGGTCGCAGGGCCAGCAGAGCATGAGCCCGCCCGCGATGCACTTGCCTTGTACAGCCGCGATCGATGGCTTGGGCACATCCCGCCAGCGTTTGGCGTAGTGGAGATAGTGGCGGGTCTCCCAGTCGTAGAGTGCGTCGGGCAACGGGATGTCGCGAGCGACGGTACTGCCGCTTTTGCCGGACATGTCATGGCCAGCGGAAAAGTGCTTGCCGTTCGACCTCAGGACGATGACCTTGACGTCGCGGTTCTCCTCGGCCGCGCTCCACGCCTGGTCCAGCTCCATCAGGACCTTTTGGGTTTGGGCGTTGGCCGCCTCCGGCCGGTTCAGTGTGATCAGGCCGACCTGATCGTCGACCTCGAACTGCACGTGCTCGAAATTCATCGCACCTCCATCAGGCCTCGCATCGAAACCTGGGCTGGAATCATCCGGAGCCTTGCGGCGTCCCTCGGTCAGCGTATCAGCAATCTAACTTTTTTAAGCCAGCGTCTGCTTAAAATTTTTAAATCAGTCGGAGTCGCGGCAATCCGCCGGATCAGACAAAGCCGACAGCTCCGCCGTTGACCATGAGCGTCTGCCCCGTGATATAGGACGCGTCGGGTGATGCCAAGAACACGCAAGCGCCCACGAGATCCTCTGGCACGCCGGCGCGGCCGAGCGGGATCTGAGCGAGCAGTTCGGGCGGCAGAAGCGACGGGTCTAGCAGCGTTGCCCCGGGCGCGACGCAGTTCACCCGGATGCCCTTCGGCCCTAACTCGAAAGCCAGCACTTTGGTGAGGTGCGCAATCGCCGCCTTGGACGCGTGGTAATGGGCGCCCTGGCCCCGGGTCACCGTTAGACCGGCCTGGGAGCCGATGTTGATGATTGCGCCGCCCCCGGCCGCGGCCATCGAGTCGACTGCCGCCTTGGTGCACAGGAACACTCCGCGCAGGTTGACGGCCAGCACTCGGTCCCACTCGTCGACGGAGATCTCCGTGAACGGACGGCGGAACCAGATACCGGCGTTGTTCACCAGGACGTCGACCCGCCCGTGTGAGGCGACAGCGCGCGAGAAGAGCCCGGCGACGTCGTCAGCGCAGGAGACGTCGGCGCGTTGGTAGTCGATGCGCGGGTCGCCGCCGACCGGCAGCCCGGTATCAGCCGCGACGACCACTGCCCCATCGTCGGCGAAGCGGGCAGCGATTGCTGCACCGATTCCCCGCGCCGCGCCCGTGACGACGACGACTCGATCACTCGTCATCGTTGCGGGTCTCCTTCGATTATCTTCGGCCGGGGCTGATCAGACGGCGTGCTCAGCGGGCGCCGCCTGCGGTCAGCCGAGCGGGATGTAGACGTTCTTCGGGCGCAGAAAGTCCTCGAGGCCGTAGCGACCGCCCATGCGCCCGAAGCCGCTCTGCTTTACCCCGCCGAACGGGGCACCGGCGGGCACCCCGGTGAAGCCGTTGACGTATACGGAACCGGCCTCGAGAGCGGCGGCGACGCGGTGAGCGCGCCGAAGGTCATTGGTATGGAGGTAGGCGGCCAGGCCGTACTGCGTGGCGTTGGCGAGGGCGATCGCCTCGGCCTCATCGCGGAAACGGATCACGGACAGCACCGGACCAAAGATCTCGTTCTGAGCGAGGTCGCTGGCGTTGTCGACTTCGCCGAAAACCGTTGGCTCCACGAAGTGGCCGGACGCAAGCTCGCCACCGACACGTCCGCCACCGGTCAACAGGCGGCCCGATCCGTCCGACCTTGCGTGGTCGATCACGCCGAGGATCCGCTCGCAAGCCTGGGCGTTGATCACTGGGCCGAGCATGGTGCTCTCGTTGAAAGGATCGCCGATCGGGATTGACTTGGCGAAGCCGACGACCATGTCGACGACCTGTTCGTAAACGCTGTCTTCGACCAGTAGCCGGGTTGGGAGGAGGCAACCCTGGCCGGCGTTGGCCATGCACAGGAACGTCGAGTACACGGCCGCGTTCTGCAGGTCGGCGTCGGCGAACACGACGTTCGCCGATTTCCCCCCGAGCTCGAAGGTGACCGGCTTCAGCGTCTGGGCCGCTGACGCCATGATCTGGCGGGCGGTGTTGCCGCTGCCGATGAAGTGGATCTTGTCGATGCCCGGGTGAGCGACCATGGTCTGGCCGCACTCGGCTCCACCGGCGAGGACGTTCACGACGCCGGGCGGGATTCCCGCCTCGAGCGTGAGCTCGCCGAAGCGAAGCGCAGCAAAGGGTGCGAGCTCCGGCGCCTTCAGCACCACACAGTTTCCGGCAGCGAGCGCGGCGCCGAGTACCTGGCCGATGTTGTGCATCACCGCGTTCCACGGGATGATCACCCCGATCACGCCGTAGGGCTCCATGAGCGTGTAGTCGAGCGCCTGAGCCGGCCAAGTGGGGATGACATCACCACCGGTCTTGTCGACCCAGCCCGCGAAGTACGTGAAGTTGTCAACCGCCATCTGCGGTCCGGACGACGAGCTGCGGCGCGGCGATCCGTTGTCGAGGGTGACAAGCGTGGCGAATTCGTCTATGCGCTCCCGGATCAAACCGGCCAGGCGCAGCATCGCGTCGCGCCGGGCATCTGGCGGCATCGCTCGCCAGGTGGCGTAGGCCGACCGAGCCGTCACCACGGCGCGGTCGACCTCGGTCGCGCCCGCCAGTGGGATCGGCGGATGCGGTCGACCGGTGCTGGGGTTGATGTGAACGTATTGCCCGCCGCTGCCCTCAGCGAGCCACTCGTCGCCGATGAGCATGCGGCCCGGACGGAGCAGTTCCTCGGCCTGGGCCATCGTCGTCGTCACGCACCGGCCCCCTCTCGGAACTTGGTGAGCAGCTCGGCCTCGCGCTCTCGCGCGTCACGGAGGTGTGCATCCTTGACGAGGTCATAGCCCCGGATGTGCTCAGGGATGCTCGCGATCTCGACGGCGAGCTCGTGGTTCTCGGGATCGAGGCTCTTCAGGAGTTCCTCGATCGTCGCCTCGTATTGGCCGATGAGCGCGCGCTCTTCACGACGGTGCGCCGTGCGCCCGAAGAGATCGAACCCCGTGCCGCGCAGCCGCTTGCCCTTCGCGAGCAACGCGAACACAGGGCGCGTCCGTGGCCCGAAGGTCCACTTCTTCGCTCGGCCGGTGTCCGGGTCACGCCTGTTGAAGATCTGGGGAGCGAGATGGAATTCGACCCGCAAGTCCCCTTCGAACTGCTCCTCGATGCCACGCCAGAATCCGGGATCGCCCATCAGACGGGCAACCTCATACTCGTCCTTGTATGCCATCAGCTTGTACAGGTACCGAGCCACCGACTTGGCCAGGTCGTCGCAGCCGGGAACCCGCTCGGCCTCCACCGCGCGCACCCGGTCGACAACGGTCCGGTATCGCGCCGCGTACGCGGCGTTCTGGTACTGGGTCAGCTCGAGGACCCGCCGGGCGACGAGCTCGTCGAGGGTCTCTTCCCGTAGCGGCTCGTGCAGGACATCCGGAACGGCGGCCGTGGCGAGTGCCTGCACGGCGCCTAGGTTGCGGCCAGCGAGACGTCCCCAGGTGAAGGCACGCATATTGGCGTCGACGGCCACCCCGTTGAGCTCGATGGCGCGCAGCAGCGCCTCGAGGCTTACCGGCAGCCGGCCCTGCTGGCAGGCGAATCCGAGCAGCAGGATGTTGGTGTAGATCGAGTCTCCCATCAGCGCTTCGGCGAGCTCGGTCGCCGGAAGGAAATTGCCGCCCTCTCCCCCGGTGGCCCGCTCGAGCGCTCCACGCATCACCGTCGACGACAGATCGAGGTCAGGGTTGCGGGCGAAGTCGGCCGTCGGGGCGACGTGCTCGTTCACGACTAGCGCCGTGCGGCCGCCGGCAACCTTGCCGATGCACTCGGGGCCCGACGCGACGACGATGTCGGCGCCGATCACCACGTCGGCCCCGCCAGCTTCAATACGTGTGGCGTGCACCTCGTCGGCACGGTCGTACACGCGAACGTGGCTGGTGACCGGCCCGTTCTTCTGTGCGAGTCCCGCGACGTCGAGGACCGTCACACCCTTGCCTTCCAGATGGGCGGCCATACCGATGAGAGCGCCCATCGTCACAATCCCAGTACCGCCAATACCCGCCAGCAGCACGCTGTAGGGGGTATCGGAGCTCGCAACCGCAGGCACCGGCAAGGCAGCGACATCGTCAGCCGGCAGCGGCGGCAACGCCGTCTGCGACACCCGCAACTTCGCGCCTTTAACCGTGACGAAGCTCGGGCAATAGCCGAGCAGGCACGAGTAGTCCTTGTTGCACGAGGACTGGTTGATGCGGCGCTTGCGGCCGAATTCGGTTTCCACCGGCTCCACTGAGATGCAGTTGGACTGCACGCTGCAATCGCCACAGCCCTCGCACACGCGCTCGTTGATGACGACGCGCAAGTCGGGATCGGGGTACTTCCCGCGCTTGCGTTTGCGACGTTTCTCTGCCGCGCATTCCTGTTCGTAGACGATCACGGTGGTACCGGGGATGCCGCGCAGTTCGCGCTGGATCCGGTCCAGCTCGCTGCGGTCGTGGACGGTAACTCCCTTCGGGAGGTTGCGGCCCCGCCAGCGCTTCGGGTCGTCGGATACCACGACGACTTTGGCTGCCCCCTCGGCCGCGACCTGATGAGCAATCTCCGGTGCGCTGACCTCGCCCTGGATCTTCTGGCCGCCCGTCATCGCGATCGCGCCGTTAGCCAGGATCTTGTACGTGATGTTGACGCCGGCAGCGACGGCAGCCCGCACAGCGAGCAGCCCGGAATGGAAATAGGTGCCGTCGCCGAGGTTCTGAAAGACGTGGGGGGTGTCGACGAACGGCGCCATACCGATCCAGCCGGCCCCTTCGCCGCCCATCTGGGTGACCGCAAGTGTGGGCCGGTCGGGCATCGACATGGCCATCCCGTGACAACCGATGCCGCCGAAGGCGACGCTTCCTTCGGGCAGCCGCGTCGAGGTGTTGTGCGGGCAGCCTGAACAGAATGCAGCCTTGCGCACGAGGTCGGTCGCCGGATTGACGGCGTGTACGGCAATCGCCGTGCGTGGGTTGGCCCGCTGCGCGACGTCAGGCGCGTCGACGAGCTTGCACAGTCGGCCGGCGATCAC
This genomic interval from Mycobacterium sp. SMC-2 contains the following:
- a CDS encoding SDR family oxidoreductase, which produces MTSDRVVVVTGAARGIGAAIAARFADDGAVVVAADTGLPVGGDPRIDYQRADVSCADDVAGLFSRAVASHGRVDVLVNNAGIWFRRPFTEISVDEWDRVLAVNLRGVFLCTKAAVDSMAAAGGGAIINIGSQAGLTVTRGQGAHYHASKAAIAHLTKVLAFELGPKGIRVNCVAPGATLLDPSLLPPELLAQIPLGRAGVPEDLVGACVFLASPDASYITGQTLMVNGGAVGFV
- a CDS encoding enoyl-CoA hydratase, whose translation is MNFEHVQFEVDDQVGLITLNRPEAANAQTQKVLMELDQAWSAAEENRDVKVIVLRSNGKHFSAGHDMSGKSGSTVARDIPLPDALYDWETRHYLHYAKRWRDVPKPSIAAVQGKCIAGGLMLCWPCDLIVAADNAEFSDPVLAMGLSGVEFHAHTWELGPRKAKELLFTGAPVTAQQAEQLGMINKTVPLDELLPKTLELARRIAQVDGFALRMAKRAVNRTLDIQGFTEAIDACFDMHHLGHSRAMHITGGIPALAGLSSMKDRNKSE
- a CDS encoding aldehyde dehydrogenase family protein, which produces MTTTMAQAEELLRPGRMLIGDEWLAEGSGGQYVHINPSTGRPHPPIPLAGATEVDRAVVTARSAYATWRAMPPDARRDAMLRLAGLIRERIDEFATLVTLDNGSPRRSSSSGPQMAVDNFTYFAGWVDKTGGDVIPTWPAQALDYTLMEPYGVIGVIIPWNAVMHNIGQVLGAALAAGNCVVLKAPELAPFAALRFGELTLEAGIPPGVVNVLAGGAECGQTMVAHPGIDKIHFIGSGNTARQIMASAAQTLKPVTFELGGKSANVVFADADLQNAAVYSTFLCMANAGQGCLLPTRLLVEDSVYEQVVDMVVGFAKSIPIGDPFNESTMLGPVINAQACERILGVIDHARSDGSGRLLTGGGRVGGELASGHFVEPTVFGEVDNASDLAQNEIFGPVLSVIRFRDEAEAIALANATQYGLAAYLHTNDLRRAHRVAAALEAGSVYVNGFTGVPAGAPFGGVKQSGFGRMGGRYGLEDFLRPKNVYIPLG
- a CDS encoding OB-fold domain-containing protein, whose amino-acid sequence is MPCAASIGTYLPCWGNARHRVPGDDEDAITLAVEAGRAALSAGGAVEKVVIVSRDLPLLESSNAAVLLAGLSLDPELEVDERLGGAPAALDALSSARPRTLVIGVDVDPAGAAAVLTAEHGLRVRIAARIARSLPVHTRNVFGESHDYGDPRLLLERGLVASLEAAWVDTPAAVAGVDHARARELCLQDPPALPTNGASSGLFALAAMAEKRRTGLLVAVEQASLSGLTVVGGAGRIHRCEPAAQPTPQRAFAAGADIPISLAAYDRAFEAKVRWEAGKYVDNDELDFPPRYRVGDDGTLRTQYELVPLPRSGTVYTEVTVHIPVPGLRTPYSLVVVELDDIGVRALVKVTGAEPGTVKIGDRGRLVLRRVAVRSGVPDYGYAFEPRAAA